From Bacteroidales bacterium, a single genomic window includes:
- a CDS encoding AlkZ family DNA glycosylase, which produces MGALQAQDKSMVKWAIGSRLADINITSVDDALDRGEILRTHVLRPTWHLVPAKDIGWMIALTGPRIRSSTTSRLQQLELTPETLHLSNDLLCKALDETGHMSREDLMLHLQRHGIMTDENRSSHILMNAEMEGLICSGPSLSGKQTYALLAKRVPEKISLTKEESLYELARRYFLSHGPATLADFCWWSGLGIHEATTGISLNMNGMIKATNGSSEYWFFEPKTPAYNKHPQVFLLPAFDEFVISYKDRKEIIPVSIQRKAISNNGIFYPIVLYNGEVIGTWTRKHGPRQLSINIRYFSKPGLAVQEQVNRRAEELGIFYGQNVKISHE; this is translated from the coding sequence ATGGGAGCTCTCCAGGCCCAGGATAAAAGCATGGTTAAGTGGGCAATAGGAAGCAGGCTGGCAGATATAAATATTACTTCTGTTGATGATGCCCTGGATAGAGGGGAAATCCTTCGGACCCATGTCCTCCGTCCAACCTGGCACCTTGTCCCTGCAAAAGATATTGGATGGATGATTGCACTTACAGGCCCACGGATCAGGTCATCCACAACTTCAAGACTTCAGCAGCTTGAGTTAACCCCTGAAACATTGCATCTTAGCAATGATCTGTTATGCAAGGCATTGGATGAAACCGGGCATATGAGCCGGGAAGATTTGATGTTACATCTGCAAAGACATGGCATCATGACCGATGAGAACCGGTCCTCACACATCCTGATGAATGCTGAAATGGAGGGTTTGATCTGCAGTGGCCCCAGTCTTTCAGGTAAACAAACCTATGCACTATTGGCTAAAAGGGTGCCTGAAAAGATATCTCTTACAAAGGAAGAAAGTCTTTATGAATTGGCCAGAAGATATTTTTTAAGCCATGGTCCGGCTACCCTGGCAGATTTTTGCTGGTGGTCAGGCCTCGGTATCCATGAGGCAACAACCGGCATCAGTTTAAACATGAACGGTATGATTAAGGCAACGAACGGTTCTTCTGAATATTGGTTTTTTGAGCCAAAAACACCGGCTTACAACAAGCATCCTCAAGTTTTCCTACTACCTGCCTTTGATGAATTCGTGATTAGTTATAAAGATCGCAAGGAAATAATCCCTGTTTCAATCCAGAGAAAAGCCATTTCGAATAATGGCATCTTTTATCCCATTGTATTATATAATGGAGAGGTGATTGGAACATGGACAAGAAAACATGGTCCCCGCCAACTATCAATCAATATCCGTTACTTTAGCAAGCCTGGTCTGGCCGTTCAGGAGCAGGTTAATCGTCGGGCTGAAGAGTTAGGGATTTTCTACGGACAAAATGTGAAAATTTCCCATGAATAA
- a CDS encoding nitroreductase family protein, translating to MVAQRQSVRKYSNRPVEAEKLGRCLESARLAPSASNSQPWHFIIVDKEPLRTEVAKATFSGSVKFNKFALQAPVLVVLVMTKPRLLNRFAMILKKKEWRLIDVGITAEHFCLQAAEEGLGSCMMGWYDEKQLRKLLNIPSDKTVSLVISLGYAEEGYPTRKKIRKTIEEISSYNSF from the coding sequence CTGGTTGCCCAAAGGCAAAGTGTCAGGAAGTATTCTAACAGGCCTGTAGAAGCAGAAAAACTAGGCCGTTGTCTTGAATCAGCCCGTCTTGCACCCTCAGCAAGTAATTCACAGCCCTGGCATTTCATTATTGTTGACAAAGAGCCGCTTCGGACAGAAGTAGCAAAAGCGACTTTTTCCGGTTCAGTGAAGTTCAACAAATTCGCGTTACAGGCTCCGGTATTAGTTGTTCTGGTAATGACGAAACCAAGGCTGCTTAACAGGTTTGCCATGATTCTTAAAAAGAAGGAGTGGCGGTTAATTGATGTGGGAATTACAGCGGAGCACTTTTGTTTGCAGGCAGCAGAGGAAGGATTGGGCAGCTGCATGATGGGATGGTATGATGAGAAGCAGTTGAGAAAATTACTAAATATTCCCTCCGATAAAACGGTTTCTCTTGTAATCAGCCTTGGATATGCCGAAGAGGGTTATCCAACACGAAAAAAAATCCGAAAAACAATTGAAGAAATTTCCAGTTACAATTCATTCTGA